A genomic segment from uncultured Marinifilum sp. encodes:
- a CDS encoding helix-turn-helix domain-containing protein → MAKSNLKIPRICEQCEKPFEAKTVTTRFCSPYCANKSGRERKKRAKETEQKQALLEKSKNKIADIQTRPFISISEATTLFGISKDTIRRLILAGKIPAFNLGQRLTRISRSHMEAMFTAVNLSETSEEIPVKMHYEISECYKIGEVSEKFGVSPSTVNKIIRRNGIPRRQIGKFVYVPKDQIDKLFSTK, encoded by the coding sequence ATGGCTAAAAGCAATCTTAAAATACCGAGGATTTGTGAACAATGTGAAAAACCTTTTGAAGCAAAAACGGTAACCACTCGCTTCTGTAGTCCTTATTGCGCAAATAAATCAGGAAGAGAAAGAAAAAAGAGAGCTAAGGAAACAGAACAAAAACAAGCATTACTTGAAAAATCTAAAAATAAAATTGCAGATATTCAGACTCGTCCCTTTATTTCAATATCTGAAGCAACTACTCTTTTCGGAATCTCTAAAGACACAATTCGACGCCTTATTTTAGCCGGAAAAATTCCAGCCTTTAATCTTGGACAACGATTAACAAGAATTAGCCGTTCACACATGGAAGCTATGTTTACTGCGGTCAATTTATCCGAAACTTCCGAAGAAATTCCGGTGAAAATGCATTATGAAATAAGTGAATGCTATAAAATTGGAGAAGTATCTGAAAAATTTGGAGTATCGCCTTCAACCGTAAATAAAATAATCCGTCGAAACGGCATACCAAGAAGGCAGATTGGTAAATTTGTATATGTTCCAAAAGATCAAATTGATAAATTATTTTCGACAAAATAA
- the dnaK gene encoding molecular chaperone DnaK, with protein sequence MGKIIGIDLGTTNSCVSVMEGNEPVVIPNSEGKRTTPSIVAFVEGGERKVGDPAKRQAITNPTKTIFSIKRFMGESHDKVSTEIGRVPYKVIKGDNNTPRVEIDDRKYSPQEISAMTLQKMKKTAEDYLGQEVTEAVITVPAYFNDAQRQATKEAGEIAGLAVKRIINEPTAASLAYGLDKKDKDMQIAVFDLGGGTFDISVLELGDGVFEVKSTNGDTHLGGDDFDQVIIDWLADEFNKDEGIDLRQDPMALQRLKEAAEKAKVELSSSTSTEINLPYIMPVNGIPKHLVKSLSRAQFEQLADRLIQAVIEPCKLALKDAGISTSDIDEVILVGGSTRIPAIQNKVQEFFGKAPSKGVNPDEVVAVGAAIQGGVLTGEVKDVLLLDVTPLSLGIETMGGVMTKLIEANTTIPTKKTETFTTAADNQPSVEIHILQGERPMAQGNKTIGRFHLDSIPPAPRGIPQIEVTFDIDANGILNVSAKDKGTGKEQNIRIEASSGLSDAEIERMREEAKANEEADNAAKEKIDTLNKADGMIFQTEKQLKEIGDKLPADKKQPIEDALNKLKEAHKAQDVDACNKAIEELNTVFQAASQDMYNAQAQQQGGQPGPDAGAQGGQAGGQAKSDDEVTDVDFEEVK encoded by the coding sequence ATGGGTAAAATTATTGGAATCGACTTAGGAACTACCAACTCTTGTGTATCTGTAATGGAAGGTAACGAGCCTGTAGTAATTCCTAACAGTGAAGGAAAAAGAACAACTCCATCTATCGTGGCGTTTGTTGAAGGTGGTGAAAGAAAAGTTGGAGATCCTGCAAAACGTCAGGCAATCACAAATCCAACTAAAACTATTTTCTCTATTAAGAGATTTATGGGTGAGAGTCACGATAAAGTTTCCACAGAAATCGGACGTGTTCCTTACAAAGTAATTAAAGGTGATAACAACACTCCTCGTGTTGAAATCGACGACAGAAAATATTCTCCTCAAGAAATTTCAGCTATGACACTTCAGAAAATGAAGAAAACTGCTGAAGATTATTTGGGACAAGAAGTAACTGAGGCAGTAATTACTGTTCCTGCTTACTTTAACGATGCACAACGTCAGGCAACTAAAGAAGCTGGAGAAATCGCTGGTTTAGCTGTTAAGCGTATCATCAACGAACCTACTGCTGCATCATTGGCTTATGGTCTTGATAAAAAAGATAAGGACATGCAAATTGCAGTGTTCGACCTTGGTGGTGGTACTTTCGATATCTCAGTATTAGAATTGGGTGACGGTGTATTCGAAGTAAAATCTACTAATGGTGATACTCACCTTGGTGGTGATGATTTCGATCAGGTAATTATCGATTGGTTAGCCGACGAATTTAACAAAGATGAAGGAATTGACTTGCGTCAGGATCCTATGGCTCTTCAGCGTTTGAAAGAAGCTGCTGAAAAAGCAAAAGTTGAGCTTTCAAGTTCTACCAGTACTGAAATCAACTTGCCATATATTATGCCAGTAAATGGTATTCCAAAACACCTTGTTAAGTCTCTTTCTCGTGCACAATTCGAGCAATTAGCTGATAGATTAATTCAAGCGGTAATCGAGCCATGTAAACTTGCCTTAAAAGATGCTGGTATTTCTACTTCTGATATTGACGAAGTTATTTTAGTAGGTGGTTCTACACGTATTCCTGCTATTCAAAATAAAGTACAAGAATTTTTCGGTAAAGCTCCATCGAAAGGTGTTAATCCTGATGAAGTAGTAGCTGTTGGTGCCGCAATTCAAGGTGGTGTATTAACCGGTGAAGTAAAAGACGTTCTTCTTTTAGATGTTACTCCTCTTTCTTTAGGTATTGAAACCATGGGTGGTGTAATGACTAAATTAATTGAAGCGAATACTACTATTCCTACTAAGAAAACTGAAACATTTACAACTGCTGCCGATAATCAGCCATCTGTAGAAATTCATATCCTACAAGGTGAAAGACCAATGGCTCAAGGTAATAAAACAATCGGTCGTTTCCACTTAGATAGCATTCCACCAGCACCACGTGGTATTCCACAAATCGAGGTTACTTTTGATATTGATGCAAATGGTATTTTGAACGTATCAGCAAAAGATAAAGGAACTGGTAAAGAGCAAAACATTCGTATCGAGGCATCTTCAGGATTATCTGATGCTGAAATTGAAAGAATGCGTGAAGAAGCTAAGGCTAACGAGGAAGCTGATAACGCTGCCAAAGAAAAAATCGATACTTTGAACAAAGCTGACGGTATGATTTTCCAGACTGAGAAGCAGTTGAAAGAAATTGGTGATAAATTGCCAGCAGACAAAAAACAGCCTATCGAAGATGCTTTGAACAAATTAAAAGAAGCTCACAAAGCTCAGGATGTAGATGCATGTAATAAAGCTATCGAAGAGTTAAACACTGTATTCCAGGCAGCTTCTCAAGATATGTATAATGCTCAGGCACAACAACAAGGTGGTCAACCAGGTCCTGATGCTGGTGCTCAAGGCGGTCAAGCAGGCGGTCAAGCTAAGTCTGATGACGAAGTAACTGATGTTGACTTTGAGGAAGTCAAATAG
- the panB gene encoding 3-methyl-2-oxobutanoate hydroxymethyltransferase — MSIHKESVKRVTTHVLSEMKLKGEKISMLTSYDYSMASIVDKAGIDVILVGDSASNVMAGHETTLPITLDHMIYHGASVVRAVHRALVVVDLPFGTYQGNSKEALNSSIRIMKEASADAVKLEGGREVLESVTRILSAGIPVMGHLGLTPQSIHKFGTYAVRAKEEEEAQKLLEDAKMLEEAGCFAIVLEKIPAQLAKRVAESVSIPIIGIGAGNGVDGQVLVIHDMLGITQEFSPRFLRRYHNLFAEIKGAVETYIGDVKSQDFPNEREQY, encoded by the coding sequence ATGTCAATTCACAAAGAATCGGTAAAGAGAGTAACCACACATGTTCTCTCAGAAATGAAATTAAAGGGAGAAAAAATCTCCATGCTTACTTCCTACGATTATTCAATGGCAAGTATTGTTGATAAAGCAGGTATAGATGTTATTCTTGTTGGAGATTCGGCCTCGAATGTAATGGCAGGACATGAGACAACTTTGCCAATTACTTTGGATCACATGATTTATCATGGAGCATCGGTGGTTAGAGCAGTGCACAGAGCATTGGTTGTGGTCGATCTCCCTTTCGGAACTTACCAAGGAAATTCGAAAGAAGCTTTAAATTCTTCTATACGTATCATGAAAGAGGCTAGTGCCGATGCGGTAAAGTTGGAAGGTGGACGTGAAGTGTTAGAGTCGGTAACTCGTATTTTATCGGCAGGAATTCCTGTAATGGGACACTTGGGATTAACACCACAATCGATTCATAAATTTGGAACTTACGCAGTTCGTGCCAAAGAGGAAGAGGAAGCACAAAAATTATTGGAGGATGCCAAAATGCTAGAAGAGGCTGGATGCTTTGCTATTGTTTTGGAAAAGATTCCTGCTCAGTTGGCGAAAAGAGTTGCCGAGAGTGTTTCCATTCCAATTATTGGTATTGGTGCCGGAAATGGTGTTGACGGACAAGTGTTGGTAATTCATGATATGTTGGGAATTACTCAGGAATTTTCACCTCGATTCTTAAGAAGATATCACAACTTGTTTGCAGAAATTAAAGGAGCTGTAGAAACTTATATTGGCGATGTAAAATCGCAGGATTTCCCGAACGAAAGAGAACAGTATTAA